TTGAATGGTACTTGATTGCATTACGGCGAACTTCCAAAGCCTTGAAATAATAGGATCTTGCAGCCTGTAAATCCCCTTCGTAGTACTTCAGGTCCCCAATTTTATTGAGAGAAACAGAATGTGTATGTGTTATCTGCACAGGTCCAAATACAAGTTGTTCCAAGCTGGATTTGCGGAAAAATGGTAGTTAACTGGCGTAATACAAACTTATACCTCCAAATCATCCTCCGGTACTTTTGTAAGGAAGCTGACACTCTCCTCAAAGTATGATATTGCAGCACTAGCATCTCCAGTTGCTCGACTGAAACAATCAGtgttattttttgttcaaaaacaAATGCCATATCATATATCCTAAATTTTATAGATCAAAATGCCAACATAATTTTGACTACTAAAAACACATTTTCTAAATTCAGACAAGAAAAAGACAAAGATGATGGGCATACCAGCAATCACCGAGCATACCTAAAACTGCACCCAACTGAGAGCATAAATCAGGAGTGTCTCCAATTCTTTCCAGTTGTTCTCTAACATCTTCCACGCATATGCTAAGCCTTGATTTTGCACTTCCTATGTTATTAGCACGAAGTGCCTATAAATGAGAAAGATAAAAGTTATGAATGGATATATAAATCAGAACATGTTAGCAAATATGGTGCAGTTTTATAAAAGAATACAGTGAAAATGAAACAATTGAATGTGGCCAATGTTTACACAGTCCCTATTGGCATCAACAATTAACAAAtgacaaatttaaaaaattacccTCATGGCCTGCTGCACCAAGAAAGCACCTCTCTCAAGGGACACATCCTCATATATCACATTTTTCTTTCCACCTTCCTTTTCTTCCTTGTCAGTATCAACTTGAGACCTCTTGATCCTTGCATGACCATCAATAAAGCGATCAACTACAGCCTGAAGATTAGGATCATCTTCAATCTTCACAATGTCAGCACCACATAAAGGACAATCCTTGAAGCGTGATACACAAGCTCTAATTTCGTGAAAAGAAGTCATCAAGAACATTCATATAGAAAGCACACGAGGAAACTAACTGATGGGTAAAATTTGGCACATTTCACTTACTTGCAGTATACATGGGAACAAGGCACACACTTGTTACATTCAAAAAGAAGTGCTTGACATATCATGCAGCTGAGAGGGCCTAACTTAAATGTCTGAGAATCGTATCCGTAGGGGCACTTGGGAGTAATTGTTGAATCTTTCTGAGGTGCGGTATCATTGGTCGACTGCTGTTTATGTTGGTTTTCACCAGGTTTTTTAATAGACGCATCATCAGG
This sequence is a window from Primulina huaijiensis isolate GDHJ02 chromosome 13, ASM1229523v2, whole genome shotgun sequence. Protein-coding genes within it:
- the LOC140956333 gene encoding protein NCA1-like, producing the protein MKPVCPFIKASQPDDASIKKPGENQHKQQSTNDTAPQKDSTITPKCPYGYDSQTFKLGPLSCMICQALLFECNKCVPCSHVYCKACVSRFKDCPLCGADIVKIEDDPNLQAVVDRFIDGHARIKRSQVDTDKEEKEGGKKNVIYEDVSLERGAFLVQQAMRALRANNIGSAKSRLSICVEDVREQLERIGDTPDLCSQLGAVLGMLGDCCRATGDASAAISYFEESVSFLTKVPEDDLEITHTHSVSLNKIGDLKYYEGDLQAARSYYFKALEVRRNAIKYHSNVASLVIDVATSLAKVADVDRNLANEDTAIAGFQDGIKLLESLSIRAEEVGLEQRRLSVLEFLNSQLAK